Part of the Bacteroidota bacterium genome is shown below.
AAATTGCTTTCCATAATCATCGGCATTAAAACTATTCAAAGTCCCGCCTACCATAGCCATTACACCCAAAAAGGGCATTACTTTATAGCCGACAGTTCCGTTAAAATGTATACCCATTTTAGCATACCCCGATCCTTCTATTGTATCCGATTTACCATAATCCGACATAGGCAAGCCCCCGCCCACAGAAACGCCGATAAATCCATTCGACCATTTTCTATGGCTATGTGAGCCCCTTCTTCCGGGAGGTTCGGCATTTACAATTGAAGCTGCTAAAAAAGCTGTCAATAATGTAAGCAAGATTTTAGTCTTCATGCCAATTATGATTTTGAAGTTGAACAGATCAAATATAAAGTTAAATTTTTATACCACAGCTAAATGAGTTTGCGGAAAGAAAATCAGCTAACCCTGCTCGTCTACATCCCTATTTCCAGGCCTTTACAATAAGACCGGTACCTGTTTTGTGCTTAAAAACAGTATCCATGAAATTCAGCACAAAAGCCACAGGATAGGTTACTGCATAGTAAAACGGAAGAATAATAAAAAACAATTTGCTTGTTCCCAGCATTAAAATCGGGTATTTCATGGATAAACGCCATGATATTTTTCCCGGTGTGCCATAAGAATAGCGTACCTCCACCTTTGAAAAACCGACAGACCTCAATTTATCCTCAATTTCTTTAATGTTATAGCCATCCCGCACATGCTCTTCAATAAATGAGGCTTCTCCATCGCCCTGAACATCTGACCCGCCCTGATCGGAAGGTGTAGAAATAAGTAACATTCCGCCCTGTTTCAATGACGCATAAATGTTCTGAAAAACCAGCACATCCTCCAGTATATGTTCCATCACATCAACCGACAAAACCAGATCGCAGGTATTTTCCTGCCTGAACTTTGTGAGATCGGCCATTTCAAATTTTACGTTTAACCGACCGATCTGCCTGAAAAAATTATTACAATCCTCCACCTGTTCCTGCTTCACGTCTATCGCAAGTATTTTCCAATTGGCGTTGATGGTCGATAAGTAATACGAATACTGTCCATAACCCGCGCCCGCATCTAAAACCGATACATTTCCCGGAGCTGTTCTCAGCCAGACTTTGATCTCTTTGTGAATGTGCCAGGCACGCAGCAGTAATAGGTCGAGCAGGTTGTAAAATACTTTACGCAGAAAAGGTGAACGGTTAAATACGTTGCCAAGTGTACGTTTTATAGGGTCGTAATGCATCTGCTATAATTCTATTTATACAAATCAGTACAAATAATTAGGATTTAGGATTAGGGATTTAGGATTTTAAAGTTTATTTGCGGGCTTAGCAATGTATTTCATTTTTTGATTCCTTTAATCCTTACAATACTATTTATTCAGCAACTCATTTATTCGTGCGGCATAATCCATCGAATCGTCAATATAAAAATTAATTTCAGGAATTATCCGTACTTGTTTTCCTATGCGCTGACCCAATTTCTTTCTTATTTCGGGAACATTTTCTTTTATTAAAGTCAATAAAGCATTCCGGTCCTTAGTACCATATAAACTCAGGTATATCTTCGCAAACGACATATCCGGACTTATACGCACTCCCGTAACAGTGATCAATGCACTGCCAAAATAATTTTTGCCTTCACGCAGAAAAATATCAGCTACTTCCTTTTGTATAAGGCGAGCTACCTTTAGTTGACGGGTTGAATCCATTGCCTCATCCGTTCTCCGGAAACCTTCTCCAGCCGGAGAAGTATGTATTGAAGAATCGGTCTGCAAAGGTATCAAAATAATGTTTAGAGGAAACGTTCAATTTACCACATCAGGACTTTCTTATAAAAAACATAAGGTGCGGCGCACCGCAATATATAATGTGTCGGTGCGCCCCAGCTTACATTTAATGCTGTAAAATCTAAACCTTGCAAATATTCCGCGACTCTGCCGCTTTTTATAAGAAAGCCACACATACTAAAATCTAAAGTATAGAGTTATATTTGTTCTGATGAAGAAGTTATTCGGGGTGTTAAAATATGTGAAGGGCTATTGGAATTATGCAATTCTAAATATTGCATTCAATATTCTTTCTGTTATTTTTTCGGTTTTCTCCATTATTATGCTGTTCCCTTTTTTGCAGATCCTTTTTTCTGATAACAATGAAAAGTTAAACGAGGTCATCAACAAAGGAGAACCAACCCTTCACCTTTCCACCGATGCCGTTATTAACAAGGTAAATTACATCCTGGCCAAAGGAGTTGTTGATCACGGAAAAATGCAGGTGTTGGTATGGATATGCGCCTTTATAGTAGTCACCATTTTATTGAAAAACATTACACGATACTTTGCCATGTTCTTTCTTTCGCCGATACGGACGGGGGTTATACGCGACATGCGTAATAAAGTGTTTGAGAAAACCATGGAATTGCCTCTCTCCTATTATTCCGATGAACGCAAGGGTGATATTATGTCGCGCATGACGGCCGACATGCAGGAAATTGAATGGAGCATCATGCAATCGCTGGAGATGATATTCCGTGAGCCGCTTAACATTATCCTGTTTCTTGTAATGATGATCGCGATGAGCCCAAGCCTTACATTAATAGCGTTTATAACACTTCCCGTAACCGCCCTGCTGATCGTGTGGATCGGGAAAAGCCTGAAAAAATCGGCGACAAAAGGAAAAGAAAAAATGGGAACGCTGCTTTCCATAATGGAAGAAACACTGGGCGGACTCCGCATCATTAAAGGATTTAACGCGGAAAGTCAGGTAGCCGGTAAATTTCTTTCCGAGAACAGGCAATACACCAACCTTACCAACCGTGTAAACCGCCAGGTTGACCTGGCATCACCATTAAGCGAGTTCCTGGGAATCTCTGTATTTGTGATCATATTATATTTCGGCGGGGCAATGGTATTGAATGAAAAAAGTATGGAAGGAGCGGTATTTATTACTTATCTCGCTATGTTTTCGCAGCTTATTACCCCGGCAAAATCCTTTACCAACGCTTATTATAATGTACAGAAGGGTCTTGCCTCGGCAGAACGTGTCAATAAAATTATAAATGCCGAAGTGACAATAAAAAACACAAACAACCCAAAACCGATCAGAAATTTTGAGAAAGAAATTGAATTTAAAAATGTTTCTTTCGCTTATACGTGCGGTGATAATGGCTGGGCTTTACGCAACATCAATTTAAAAATTGAAAAAGGAAAAACCATAGCCTTAGTCGGTCAGTCCGGTTCGGGAAAAACAACATTGGCCGATATGTTACCGCGCTTTTACGATGCTACCGAAGGAAATGTATTGATCGATGGCTGTGCCATAAAAGAAGTGAACATAGCCGACCTGCGCAAACTGATGGGAATTGTTACACAGGAATCCATCTTATTCAATGATACCGTGTTCAACAACATCGCATTGGGCCTGGCGCATGCGAAAGAAGAAGATGTGATAGCAGCCGCCAAAGTAGCAAACGCGCATGAGTTCATCATGCAAATGCCGCAGGGTTATCAGACCAATATCGGCGACCGCGGGGGCAAAATGTCGGGCGGACAGCGCCAGCGACTGAGTATTGCCCGGGCAGTTTTAAAAAATCCTCCGATACTTATTTTAGATGAAGCCACCTCTGCGCTTGACACAGAATCGGAACGACTGGTACAGGATGCCCTTAATAAATTAATGAAGAACCGTACATCAGTTGTTATCGCGCACCGTCTTTCAACTATTCAGCATGCGGATGAAATTATTGTACTTCAAAAGGGTGAGCTGGTTGAACGGGGCAGCCACATACAGCTTTTACTCCAAAATGGAGTGTATAAACGATTGTATGATCTGCAGGCGTTTGTGTAAGGATTTATAACTCTTACCGAATTTCAAACTAATAATTACAATAGAAGTCGAATTTCTGCAAGCTCCCTTCCTACTTGTTGAATACCGCTTAAAATTCGTCCTATTTGAGTAGAGGAAGGCGTTTTATTGCCCTTGATGTATTGCGCCAAAAGACTTTGGTTCATACCTATGCGTTCTGAAAGTGCCTTAGCATTAATTACCTTATAAAACTCAAAAAACTGAGGCAAATCCAGGGTTATTTTTAAATTCTTTTCAGTAATTTTTTTACCCTTTTCTACAAAGTTAAGATTTAAGGCCTCAACAATATTTTTCTTAAGTTCCGACAAACTTTTTCCTGTAGTCGCAACAGCGTACTTTTTCGCAAACGCCGAATATCCTGTTCTCGTGCGTTCAACAACTATTTCAATTTTCTTCATAATCAGTATTTTTTATTCCAAGCCCGCGTCTTTCAGAATCTTATTTTGTAACCCTTTGCCGACTTCCTGACTACCATGACTCGGCACCACAATTTGCCCGCTTTTTGTAGGATGCCTCATGATCATATGGCTACCCGCTTGCCGTATTACAAACCAACCATCCTTTTTCAATGTTCTGATAAGCTCACTGCTTTTCATTGATCGAAGGTAATAAATTTATTACCTATATTAAAATAAAATAATGAAATTCTCAGAGGGGTCTTTCCTTTTACGTTCTAAGCCCGAACCGGTAAAGAGGACGTTTGTGTGAAACTGACATAGGAATTTTTTCAGATCTTTTCCAGGTACTTCTCCAAAAAAGTTCTTAGTGAGCACACCCTGACATTTTCTTTGAGAAAATAATCCTCACTTTCCTTTGTAATTATAAAATTATTTTTCGCTTTCAAATCATTAATTGAAATTGTATTGCCTCGGGATAATGTTGGCGTTGACGTATGCTTAATTTCGGCTGTTGCAACTACGGTATTCGCTTTAACAAACACAATATCCAATTCGCTCCCATCACTTGTACGATAGAAAAATAATTTAAAATCATCTGCCAAAAGCTGATACACTTGTTCAATAACATAACCTTCCCATGAATTGCCTATTAGTATGTTATTATAGAGATCATCATACGAATAAATTGCATTTTGATAATGCAGCAAACCACTGTCGCGAATATAAAGCTTGGGAGATTTCACCAATCGCTTTTTTGTATTCATACTATAGGGTTGCAATCGCCTGATAAGAAAGGCCTGCTCCAAAAAATCAATGTAAGTTTTTACACTTGTAACTGAAATTTCAAGGGATTTGGCCAAATTTGAATAATTTAATTCCTGGCCATGCAGATGTGAAAGCATTGCCCACAAACGCTGTGTTAGTATAGGTGATGCAGGCATTCCCAACATAGGAAGATCCCTTTCAATATATGTTTTAACGAAATTACTGACCCACTTTTGCCACAAACTTGCCGTAGGAGCAAGAAGAGCATCGGGAAAGCCTCCCCTTAACCACAACAAATTTGAATTCGCTTTATTTTTTATTTCTGTTATGTTCAAAGGAGTTAATTCAATATACCCAATCCGTCCCGCAAGTGATTCCGAACTATCGCGAATTAAATCCGGAGAAGCCGAACCTAATAACAAAAATCTGGCCGGGACCCTGTTCTTATCAATTAATGCACGTAATAATGGGAATAACTCCGGCATGCGCTGCACCTCGTCAATAATCACACATTTATCCACATACTGCTCCAAAAACAATTGAGGGTCCTTAAGTTTGTTGTAATCCGAACTCAACTCCAAATCCAGGTATACGAATGGCTTTTTTATTTTTTTAATGAGCAATTTTGCCAATGTTGTTTTACCCACCTGCCTTGGCCCAACAATAGCTACTGCGGGGAAGTACCCTATAAGTTCTATTAAATATTTTTCCGCTTTTCGCCTTAGCATGGTACAAATATACTATAAATTAATG
Proteins encoded:
- a CDS encoding ATP-binding protein is translated as MLRRKAEKYLIELIGYFPAVAIVGPRQVGKTTLAKLLIKKIKKPFVYLDLELSSDYNKLKDPQLFLEQYVDKCVIIDEVQRMPELFPLLRALIDKNRVPARFLLLGSASPDLIRDSSESLAGRIGYIELTPLNITEIKNKANSNLLWLRGGFPDALLAPTASLWQKWVSNFVKTYIERDLPMLGMPASPILTQRLWAMLSHLHGQELNYSNLAKSLEISVTSVKTYIDFLEQAFLIRRLQPYSMNTKKRLVKSPKLYIRDSGLLHYQNAIYSYDDLYNNILIGNSWEGYVIEQVYQLLADDFKLFFYRTSDGSELDIVFVKANTVVATAEIKHTSTPTLSRGNTISINDLKAKNNFIITKESEDYFLKENVRVCSLRTFLEKYLEKI
- a CDS encoding ABC transporter ATP-binding protein, with amino-acid sequence MKKLFGVLKYVKGYWNYAILNIAFNILSVIFSVFSIIMLFPFLQILFSDNNEKLNEVINKGEPTLHLSTDAVINKVNYILAKGVVDHGKMQVLVWICAFIVVTILLKNITRYFAMFFLSPIRTGVIRDMRNKVFEKTMELPLSYYSDERKGDIMSRMTADMQEIEWSIMQSLEMIFREPLNIILFLVMMIAMSPSLTLIAFITLPVTALLIVWIGKSLKKSATKGKEKMGTLLSIMEETLGGLRIIKGFNAESQVAGKFLSENRQYTNLTNRVNRQVDLASPLSEFLGISVFVIILYFGGAMVLNEKSMEGAVFITYLAMFSQLITPAKSFTNAYYNVQKGLASAERVNKIINAEVTIKNTNNPKPIRNFEKEIEFKNVSFAYTCGDNGWALRNINLKIEKGKTIALVGQSGSGKTTLADMLPRFYDATEGNVLIDGCAIKEVNIADLRKLMGIVTQESILFNDTVFNNIALGLAHAKEEDVIAAAKVANAHEFIMQMPQGYQTNIGDRGGKMSGGQRQRLSIARAVLKNPPILILDEATSALDTESERLVQDALNKLMKNRTSVVIAHRLSTIQHADEIIVLQKGELVERGSHIQLLLQNGVYKRLYDLQAFV
- a CDS encoding XRE family transcriptional regulator; this encodes MLIMKKIEIVVERTRTGYSAFAKKYAVATTGKSLSELKKNIVEALNLNFVEKGKKITEKNLKITLDLPQFFEFYKVINAKALSERIGMNQSLLAQYIKGNKTPSSTQIGRILSGIQQVGRELAEIRLLL
- a CDS encoding type II toxin-antitoxin system HicA family toxin — translated: MKSSELIRTLKKDGWFVIRQAGSHMIMRHPTKSGQIVVPSHGSQEVGKGLQNKILKDAGLE
- a CDS encoding class I SAM-dependent methyltransferase, whose amino-acid sequence is MHYDPIKRTLGNVFNRSPFLRKVFYNLLDLLLLRAWHIHKEIKVWLRTAPGNVSVLDAGAGYGQYSYYLSTINANWKILAIDVKQEQVEDCNNFFRQIGRLNVKFEMADLTKFRQENTCDLVLSVDVMEHILEDVLVFQNIYASLKQGGMLLISTPSDQGGSDVQGDGEASFIEEHVRDGYNIKEIEDKLRSVGFSKVEVRYSYGTPGKISWRLSMKYPILMLGTSKLFFIILPFYYAVTYPVAFVLNFMDTVFKHKTGTGLIVKAWK
- the rbfA gene encoding 30S ribosome-binding factor RbfA — protein: MDSTRQLKVARLIQKEVADIFLREGKNYFGSALITVTGVRISPDMSFAKIYLSLYGTKDRNALLTLIKENVPEIRKKLGQRIGKQVRIIPEINFYIDDSMDYAARINELLNK